The genomic window TGAGATTCACGTCGAAATCTGTTCGAGCTGCCACCCTTTCTTCACGGGGAAGCAGAAGCTCGTGGATACCGCCGGACGCGTCGAGCGCTTCAAGCGCAAGTACGGCATTCAGGAGTAGCTGCCGCACGGTGGCGCTCCGGTTCCGGGACGAAAAAAGGGCGCGGGAGCATGGCTCCCACGCCCTTTTTTTTGGCAGAATGACGCCATGTTGCAGAAGTTAGAAGACGTCGAGCGGCGCTACGTCGAGCTGGAAGGCGCACTTGCCGACCCGGCGGTGATCGCCAACCGCAAGGAGTATGCCCACGTCTCGAAGGAACGCGCCGGTCTCGAGGCAATCGTGCGCTGCTATCGCGAGTGGCGCCGCGTGGCCGCGGAGATCGACGGACA from Candidatus Binatia bacterium includes these protein-coding regions:
- the rpmE gene encoding 50S ribosomal protein L31, which codes for MKEGLHPKYEASRIICACGSVIETRSTLPEIHVEICSSCHPFFTGKQKLVDTAGRVERFKRKYGIQE